One part of the Mesorhizobium sp. M4B.F.Ca.ET.058.02.1.1 genome encodes these proteins:
- a CDS encoding NAD-dependent epimerase/dehydratase family protein, which yields MDNHSPDVVEFGPRTHVLVTGGAGFLGSALVDLLLDRNCSVTVIDDLSNGSLRNLPVDNPRLTIRTFRVGSPAFNAAVHDEVGLADAVFHLASPIGVQLAHTERFAVTSGILESGCAIVEACRLHRRPLLYTSSSEVYGSGRDRPITESDPVVTDLRPRWGYAAAKAAVEHLIAGLFFDFGIPAWIVRPFNMAGPRQRSATGLVLPVFVNSALRGEPLVVHDDGEQRRAFLHVADAAEGLLLVMQCRSLQGRPVNLGGSEAVQIGNLARMVVEATKTNAPIVMRSSNAVYGERFAVTHDRVPDTSLLSTMTGWRPLRSTRQTIVDCIEHMRTERVMA from the coding sequence TTGGACAACCATAGCCCGGACGTGGTTGAATTCGGCCCGCGGACACATGTCCTGGTTACAGGTGGCGCGGGCTTTCTTGGATCGGCACTGGTCGATCTGTTACTTGACCGCAATTGCAGCGTAACCGTCATCGATGATCTCTCGAACGGCTCGCTTCGCAACCTTCCGGTCGACAATCCCCGCCTGACGATCCGTACCTTCAGGGTCGGCAGCCCGGCCTTCAATGCGGCGGTCCATGACGAGGTTGGCCTGGCCGACGCCGTATTCCATCTGGCGAGCCCGATCGGGGTTCAGCTTGCCCACACGGAACGCTTTGCTGTCACCAGTGGCATTCTTGAATCAGGTTGCGCAATCGTCGAGGCGTGCCGGCTGCACCGGCGTCCGCTTCTTTATACATCGAGTTCGGAAGTTTACGGCTCCGGGCGCGACCGTCCGATTACCGAGTCTGATCCTGTGGTGACGGATCTCCGACCGCGATGGGGATATGCTGCCGCCAAGGCAGCGGTTGAGCATCTGATCGCCGGACTGTTTTTCGATTTTGGCATTCCTGCCTGGATTGTCCGGCCGTTCAATATGGCTGGGCCGCGGCAGCGCTCGGCGACCGGCCTTGTGCTGCCGGTATTTGTGAACTCGGCCTTACGGGGCGAACCGCTTGTCGTTCACGACGACGGCGAGCAAAGGCGGGCATTCCTGCATGTTGCCGATGCCGCCGAAGGGCTGCTCCTGGTCATGCAGTGCCGATCCTTGCAAGGACGACCGGTCAATCTGGGCGGCAGCGAGGCGGTGCAGATCGGAAATCTCGCAAGGATGGTGGTTGAGGCGACCAAGACGAACGCGCCGATCGTCATGAGGTCTTCCAACGCGGTCTATGGCGAGAGGTTCGCCGTAACGCATGATCGCGTACCGGACACGAGTCTTCTGAGTACCATGACAGGTTGGCGCCCGCTGCGAAGCACAAGGCAGACGATTGTCGACTGCATCGAGCATATGCGTACCGAACGAGTGATGGCTTGA
- a CDS encoding MraY family glycosyltransferase, whose product MLALFCLVGALDDVRSLSAGAKAAALAAAAILAGIITGFWWVPIVIWIACNAVNMLDHADGLAASTIAAASLGLGGDAGLACAGACVGFLCFNYPPARVFMGDSGSLLLGAAVVLHASERGFGSSLAWLAVPLIDAIFVIIRRLRHGRQPWIGGTDHLGHTLLRLGVGGKTLPALYGVTALAIGLAFTAWQSS is encoded by the coding sequence TTGCTGGCTCTTTTCTGCCTTGTCGGCGCGCTCGACGATGTCCGATCCCTTTCCGCCGGCGCCAAGGCAGCAGCGTTGGCCGCGGCAGCGATACTTGCCGGGATCATCACTGGTTTTTGGTGGGTACCGATCGTCATTTGGATCGCCTGCAACGCGGTCAACATGCTTGATCATGCCGATGGTCTTGCCGCGAGCACAATCGCAGCCGCCTCCCTCGGCCTTGGCGGTGATGCCGGGCTGGCCTGCGCCGGGGCGTGCGTCGGGTTCCTTTGCTTCAACTATCCGCCCGCCCGCGTCTTCATGGGCGATAGCGGCAGTCTTCTGCTCGGCGCGGCGGTCGTGCTTCACGCTTCTGAAAGGGGTTTCGGCTCCTCATTAGCGTGGCTTGCCGTCCCGCTGATCGACGCAATATTCGTTATCATCCGCCGTCTGCGGCACGGACGGCAGCCTTGGATTGGCGGCACGGACCACCTTGGCCACACTTTGCTGCGTCTGGGCGTAGGCGGTAAGACCTTGCCGGCTCTCTATGGGGTGACGGCACTCGCGATCGGCCTCGCATTCACTGCTTGGCAAAGTTCATAG
- a CDS encoding adenylate/guanylate cyclase domain-containing protein — protein sequence MTEVNDRLLESKMTKVEQARAWSPRVISKFEALIRSADDHSLYRVNPLAFARDRAIAEPEAIDLFLHAARCGVFDMSWDVLCPQSGMVLDSFGALRTLRTHYVCGLCDVSGDTDLDDFIEVTFSVSPKLRHLPYHNPETLPVEDFHWKLHFGHDGRLPGQDVRFLDVLRGFVRGMTFLPPGTTTVLRADLGPGALAGVNVQTQAAFAVPISGDPVSAPTLLKVDYDGKRFLPALPAVPPGPIAIEVANRGPVRGSLLVINWPPELVALTTKPALDFDPYVSGGALLARQTFRQLFRSERVDEKEGLGIRQITFLFTDLKGSTAMYERLGDLNAYALVREHFALVNAAVQQHSGAVVKTIGDAVMAVFSQPSDAISAALHIFEEIDRFNGDHEGPGIILKIGAHCGPSIAVTLNDNLDYFGQTVNVAARVQSLAEAGQICISEALHSAPGVSEMLAGHRVVAFDAPLRGVEGDATVYRIQRG from the coding sequence GTGACGGAAGTCAACGATCGTCTTCTCGAAAGCAAGATGACCAAGGTGGAGCAGGCGCGAGCCTGGAGCCCACGCGTCATCTCGAAATTCGAGGCGCTGATCAGGAGCGCCGACGACCACTCACTCTATCGCGTTAATCCGCTAGCCTTTGCTCGCGACCGCGCAATCGCCGAGCCTGAAGCAATCGACCTCTTCCTTCATGCCGCCCGCTGTGGCGTGTTCGACATGAGCTGGGATGTGCTCTGTCCCCAGTCCGGGATGGTGCTCGATAGTTTCGGCGCCCTGCGCACACTGAGGACCCACTACGTCTGTGGCCTGTGCGACGTATCGGGCGACACCGACCTCGACGACTTCATCGAGGTCACCTTTTCGGTATCGCCGAAGTTACGGCACCTTCCCTACCACAATCCCGAGACGCTCCCTGTCGAGGATTTTCACTGGAAACTCCACTTCGGACATGACGGGCGGCTGCCGGGGCAAGACGTTCGCTTTCTCGACGTTCTGCGTGGCTTCGTTCGGGGCATGACGTTTCTACCGCCCGGCACCACCACAGTGCTCCGCGCCGACCTGGGACCGGGCGCCCTTGCAGGCGTCAACGTGCAGACACAGGCCGCATTCGCTGTGCCAATATCGGGCGACCCGGTATCAGCGCCGACACTCCTGAAGGTCGATTACGACGGCAAACGCTTCTTGCCGGCGTTGCCCGCTGTGCCGCCTGGTCCGATTGCCATTGAGGTAGCGAACAGGGGGCCGGTGCGAGGTTCGTTGCTTGTCATCAACTGGCCGCCCGAGCTTGTCGCGCTGACCACCAAGCCGGCACTCGATTTCGACCCTTATGTTTCCGGTGGAGCGCTGCTTGCGCGGCAAACCTTCCGCCAGCTCTTCCGGTCCGAACGTGTCGACGAGAAGGAGGGGCTGGGCATCCGGCAGATCACCTTCCTGTTCACGGACCTCAAGGGTTCGACCGCCATGTATGAGCGCCTTGGCGATCTCAACGCCTATGCTTTGGTCCGCGAGCATTTCGCTCTGGTCAACGCTGCGGTCCAGCAACATTCCGGAGCGGTGGTCAAGACGATTGGGGATGCGGTGATGGCCGTATTCTCGCAACCGTCGGATGCGATTTCGGCTGCACTCCACATCTTTGAAGAAATCGATCGCTTCAACGGCGACCATGAGGGGCCGGGGATCATCCTCAAGATCGGTGCCCACTGTGGACCGTCGATCGCCGTGACGCTCAACGACAACCTCGATTATTTCGGCCAGACCGTGAATGTCGCCGCGCGCGTGCAGTCCCTGGCAGAGGCCGGACAGATCTGCATTTCCGAGGCGCTCCATTCCGCGCCCGGGGTCAGCGAAATGCTTGCCGGCCACCGTGTCGTGGCTTTTGACGCGCCGCTTCGAGGTGTGGAAGGTGACGCAACTGTCTATCGCATCCAGCGCGGATAG